The Pseudoalteromonas translucida KMM 520 genome segment CTAAATTGGGATGATCCCCTCGCTTTATTTCTAGGTTTGGGCTTATTGCTTGCTGAAACCTATGCTTGGCTAGTACTCATTCTTGGTTTTTTCCAAACTATTAACCCGCTTGAGCGCAAACCTATTGCCATGCCTAAAAATACCGACCTGTGGCCAACCGTAGACGTTTATATTCCAACTTACAATGAACCTCTGAGCGTAGTAAAACCCACGACACTCGCGGCGATGAGTATTGACTGGCCCGCAGATAAACTTAATGTATACATATTAGATGATGGCAAACGTCCTGAGTTTGCTCAATTTGCTGAACAAGTTGGCGTTGGCTATTTAACCCGCCCTGATAATAACCATGCCAAAGCGGGTAATATGAATAGTGCGATGCGCTATACAGATGGCGAATACATTGCTATTTTTGATTGCGACCACGTTCCTGCTCGCTCATTTTTACAAATGACCATGGGGCAGTTTTTAAAAGATAGTAAGGTATGCTTAGTACAAACCCCGCATCACTTTTTTTCAGCCGATCCCTTTGAAAGAAATTTAAATAACCACAGTCAAGTCCCTAACGAAAACATGTTGTTTTATGGCCTAATTCAAGATGGAAATGATATGTGGGACGCTACCTTTTTTTGTGGCTCGTGTGCGGTATTAAAACGCCAAGCACTTGATGATATAGGCGGCTTTGCGTTTGAAACCGTAACTGAAGACGCGCACACTGCACTAAGAATGCAGCGCGCAGGTTATAAAACAGCTTATATTAATATTCCACAAGCCGCGGGATTAGCCACCGACAGCTTATCTGCTCATATTGGCCAACGAATTCGTTGGGCGCGTGGTATGGCGCAAATATTTCGTCTTGATAATCCACTATTAGGCAAAGGGTTAAACCTGCCACAACGACTGTGCTATATAAATGCCATGCTACATTTTTTGTCTGGGGTTCCTCGTATTGTATTTTTAACCGCCCCGCTAGCACTCATCTATTTCAACGCTTATATTATCTACGCACCATTTTTAGCCATATTTATTTATGTTGTACCCACACTTATTCAAGTAAAAGCGACTAACTCACGTATTCAAGGTAAATACAGGTACTCATTTTGGGGCGAAGTTTACGAAACAGTACTGGCTTGGTATATACTAAAACCCACCACAGTTGCTCTATTTAACCCAAATAAAGGCAAGTTTAATGTAACTGAAAAAGGGGGGCTTAATAATAAAGAGCATTATGATTGGGGAATTTCTAAACCCTATATGGTATTACTCGCCATTAACTTATTAGGTATTATTGTGGGTACTTTTAGAGCCTTTTTTGGTGAGCCAAATCAAATTGGGGTGCTAATTATTAGTATGGCATGGGCCACCTATAATATTATTATTTTAGGTGCTGCCGTCGCGGTAGCAGCTGAAGCTCGTCAAGTAAGAAACTCACACCGCGTAAAAGCAAACTTTCCGGCGGGCATTCGTTTAGCTAATGGACATACTTTAAAAGTTAAAATTATCGATTACTCTGATAACGGAGTAGGTATTGAAACCGAGCATGCGCATTTATGCAGAGTTAACGATAAAATAGAACTATTAATGAGCAGAGGTAATAAACAGTTTTCGTTTACTACCTATGTAACTAATACCCGAGAGAAACAATTTGGTCTTACACTCAAAGATCTCAGTATAGATAAACAACTGGCGTTTATTCAGTGTACTTTTTCAAGAGCTGATGCTTGGCTAGATTGGCAAAGCAACTTTAAACATGATCGCCCATCTTACAGCTTTAAAGAAGTACAAAAAACAAGTCTGCGGGGGGTTACTAATATATTGTTTCACGCACCAAGACAACTTCAACCTGTTATTAAGTTTATGACTAACTTAGTTATTTACATAACTTCATTCATTCCCAAAAAACCGATAGTGCAGAATAATTATGATTAAAAAATTGCTTAATACACTCACCCTACTTCTGTTTACTAGTACGGCGTGGCACGTTATTGCTATCGAACCTATGCCAAACAAATCACTTTTTGTGAATGGTTATCCCGAAAGTGCAGCCGTATCAAGCTTGCAACTTGATTTTAATGCTTTAGGTTTTACTAGCTATAAACTAGATGGGGTAAACAATAATTCTAGCGTCGATTTTACCAACAGTATAGATAAACTAAGTAAAAACTTAATGCTTAATTTTTCTTATACTAACTCGCCGTCACTCCTTGCCAATGTTTCACACTTAAAAGTATATTTTAATGAAAACTTAGTCACAGTATTACCTGTTAATAAACAACTAGGTGCTGTTGAAAATGTAGTTACGCATAATATTCATCTCAATTCAAAATACATACAAGACTTTAATCAAATTCGTTTTGAGTTAGTGGGCTACTACGACTTGACCTGTCATGATTACCATAATCGCTCTATTTGGATTGAAATAAGTAAATCAAGCAATATTACTCTTGATCAGACTGAGCTGGCTATTGATAGTCGTTTAGAGTATTTGCCCGAGCCCTTTTTTGATAGTAAAGATTTTAGTAAATTAAACCTGCCATTTATATTTGCTACAACGCCAAACAAAGAAGCCATTGCAGCTGCCGCCACTTTATCTAGCTGGTTTGGTGCACAAGCCGATTGGCGCGGAGCACAATTTCCGTTATTAAAAAATAAAGCACCTAATGAACATAGTGTGGTGTTTATCACTAACGACTCTAAGCCTGACTTTTTACGTGATTACCCTGATGTTGATAAACCAACAATTGAAATTATTTCTAACCCGATCTATCGCTATAAAAAAATGCTACTTATAGTGGGTAAAGACACTGCTGATTTAAAAACGGCAGTAACGGGTTTAGCATTTGGTCATAAACTAATGACAGGTCGCAGCGCTAGTATAGAGGCCATTAATCAGCTCCCGCTAAGAGAAGCATATGACGCACCTCGCTGGTTAAGAGGCGATCGCCCCGTACATTTTGATGAGTTAATTGACTACCCTAAACAATTACAAGCTCAGGGCTTAAATAATGGCCCGGTAAAATTAAACGTACGCCTTGCACCCGATTTATTCACTTGGCGCGAAAAGGGCATCCCTATTACGCTGCAATATAGAAATACGCCCGAAAGCAGCGTGCTTGACTCACGCCTAAACATGCTAATTAATCAAGAGTTTATTAGTGGTTTTTTACTCAGTAAAAATGATTCATTACTAAATAAAACCAAAACAATTATGCCTTTAATTGGTAATACAGATACCACTAAAAACGCAGAAGATTTTTCCTTAAATGGTATTAACTTAGCAATTAGAAATGAGCTTAACTTTGACTTTCGCTTTGGTGTGCTTAAAAAGGGAGAATGCTCTGTTGTACCTGCAGGAGGGGAGTATGGCGTAATAGATGGTAATTCAAATATTGATGTTAGTGGGTTTCATCATTACATTGCCCTACCCGATTTAAATGTATTTGCTAATAGCGGTTTCCCATTTACTAAATATGCCGACTTACATCAAACCTTGGTTATTTTAGATGATAACCCAACACCTGAAGCAATCACTTTACTACTCAATTTAACCGGTCGCTTTGGTGCCATCACAGGCTACCCAGGACACCGTTTAGAAATACAATCAGTCAGTGACGATAATAGTAATTATGATGACAAAGATATTATGATTATTACCGCCGCAAATACAGCGGTGAGTGACATTGATGAGAACGCGCCCACCAGTAAGCTTTTAAGAAATAACCACAGAGTTATAAAACAAGCTTTTTATAATGGCGCCTATGATGCTGATACAACAGAAGATGTACAGGTAAGCTTAGTTAGTAGCGGAGATTTAGCCGTTATTGCAGGGTTTCAATCGCCTTTTGACTCTGAGCGTTCAATTGTGTCGTTAACCGCCAGTACTAATAGCGCTTATAAACTACTAGATACTGCATTTAACAAGTCGCAATGGTTATCGCAAATTAAAGGCAGCGCTGCCGTTATTACTAGCCAAGGCGTAAGCTCTGTTAAGGCAGATGATACGTATTTTGTGGGGTATGTACCTGTGTATACTTTAATTTGGTTTCATTTATCTGATCATCCATTTTGGCTAGCTTTTTTATCTATTTTAACACTGTTACTTATTTCATTTATAATTTGGCGCTTGCTACAGGCCCTTACCTACAAACGTTTAGCTGAAGGAGATAAATAATGAAATTATTTATAACTAAAGCATTTATTATGCTGATTTTATTTACTCCTTTAAGCCACGCACAACAATGTGCGCCTTGGCAGCAATGGCAAACGTTTAAAACACACTTTATGAGTGATGATGGTCGGATTATAGATTTAGGCAGCGAGCAAAACATTACCACTTCTGAGGGGCAATCCTATGCGTTGTTTTTTGCACTAATTGCCAATGATAAAGCCGCTTTTGATAAAGTATTAAACTGGACTGAAGAGCATTTAGCTGAAGGCGATTTAAGTACCCGCCTACCGGCATGGCTATGGGGGGTTAATAACAACGTAGGTAATATTCTTGACTCAAACCCAGCATCTGACTCTGATTTATGGATTGCTTATAGCTTATCGCAAGCAGCTATACTTTGGGATGACCGCCGTTACCGTATTTTAGCAGCTGTGCTAGCACAGCGTATAATGCGCGAAGAAACAGCGTATATTAAAGGACTTGGTTTATCTTTATTACCCGCACCTAGCGGCTTTGAGTTTGATAACGAGCGCTATAAATTAAACCCAAGCTATTCACCGCTGTTTATTTATCAGCAATTTAGCAAGCTTTATCCTCATTCACCATGGCAAGAACTACAAAAAAGTTCTGCCAACCTAATACTTGAAACAAGTAAGCAAGGTGTTAGCCCTGACTGGGTTATGTTTGATACTAACAAAGGCTTTTACTTTGATAAAAAAGTAACCGACTTGGGAAGCTATAATGCAATTAGAGTCTATTTGTGGGCAAGTATGATGGCAGAGGATGCACCTTACAAAAAGCAATTAGTTACGCAGTTTGCTCCTTTCATTAAAACCATAAATGAACGTGGTTATGTGCCTTTAAATACCTATGCACAAACGGGGAACTCAGATAAAAGAGGGCCTGTGGGTTTTAATGCCGCATTACTTCCTTTACTAGCAACAGCAGATAATGACAATGACGCTGTAACAATGTCGATTCAACAAAAGTTAATGGTTGATCAATCATTTAGTAAATCACGTTATTACGATAGTGTATTAAACTTATTTGGTAGCAGTACCTTAGATAAACGCTTTTTAATTTCAGCAGACGGGACACTACAACCAAACTGGAGCGATGAATGCCGTTAAGGTTTAGCTTAGTTTATGCCTTAATAGTCAGTTCCGCTTTGAGTGCTAAAGCAGCAGACGATATAGACACTCAGTCTGTCGCATGGCTATTAAAGCAGATAAATATTGGCAAAGGACAAGAAAATAAAAAGCTCGTTGAAGATAGCTTACGTAAACTCGTTGCTATAGCCCCAATGCGCATTGAAACCCAATGTGCTTTAGCACGTAATTATTTTGCTAACGGCGC includes the following:
- the bcsA gene encoding UDP-forming cellulose synthase catalytic subunit gives rise to the protein MSTLNRRPLDRTLYLLLRLLFTEKLARFVMFKFHSYFNQHKMNVVEALMLPFIMLVSSLFIKLKAHKKNINHSLVIYYPHLKLPYRSFIYSNSLRFVLQSLFLLFFKHQPKNNSVRERISHYFYSSVNYTFRQLRWIDLKLGKLLKRSLSKKTKKSVFKTMADASIWQNKLIKYIAITFILFLMAIFITIPFSLEAQAVFISFILLVAYSLRRVKGQMATIIMITLSVTTSSRYLWWRYTETLNWDDPLALFLGLGLLLAETYAWLVLILGFFQTINPLERKPIAMPKNTDLWPTVDVYIPTYNEPLSVVKPTTLAAMSIDWPADKLNVYILDDGKRPEFAQFAEQVGVGYLTRPDNNHAKAGNMNSAMRYTDGEYIAIFDCDHVPARSFLQMTMGQFLKDSKVCLVQTPHHFFSADPFERNLNNHSQVPNENMLFYGLIQDGNDMWDATFFCGSCAVLKRQALDDIGGFAFETVTEDAHTALRMQRAGYKTAYINIPQAAGLATDSLSAHIGQRIRWARGMAQIFRLDNPLLGKGLNLPQRLCYINAMLHFLSGVPRIVFLTAPLALIYFNAYIIYAPFLAIFIYVVPTLIQVKATNSRIQGKYRYSFWGEVYETVLAWYILKPTTVALFNPNKGKFNVTEKGGLNNKEHYDWGISKPYMVLLAINLLGIIVGTFRAFFGEPNQIGVLIISMAWATYNIIILGAAVAVAAEARQVRNSHRVKANFPAGIRLANGHTLKVKIIDYSDNGVGIETEHAHLCRVNDKIELLMSRGNKQFSFTTYVTNTREKQFGLTLKDLSIDKQLAFIQCTFSRADAWLDWQSNFKHDRPSYSFKEVQKTSLRGVTNILFHAPRQLQPVIKFMTNLVIYITSFIPKKPIVQNNYD
- the bcsB gene encoding cellulose biosynthesis cyclic di-GMP-binding regulatory protein BcsB, whose protein sequence is MIKKLLNTLTLLLFTSTAWHVIAIEPMPNKSLFVNGYPESAAVSSLQLDFNALGFTSYKLDGVNNNSSVDFTNSIDKLSKNLMLNFSYTNSPSLLANVSHLKVYFNENLVTVLPVNKQLGAVENVVTHNIHLNSKYIQDFNQIRFELVGYYDLTCHDYHNRSIWIEISKSSNITLDQTELAIDSRLEYLPEPFFDSKDFSKLNLPFIFATTPNKEAIAAAATLSSWFGAQADWRGAQFPLLKNKAPNEHSVVFITNDSKPDFLRDYPDVDKPTIEIISNPIYRYKKMLLIVGKDTADLKTAVTGLAFGHKLMTGRSASIEAINQLPLREAYDAPRWLRGDRPVHFDELIDYPKQLQAQGLNNGPVKLNVRLAPDLFTWREKGIPITLQYRNTPESSVLDSRLNMLINQEFISGFLLSKNDSLLNKTKTIMPLIGNTDTTKNAEDFSLNGINLAIRNELNFDFRFGVLKKGECSVVPAGGEYGVIDGNSNIDVSGFHHYIALPDLNVFANSGFPFTKYADLHQTLVILDDNPTPEAITLLLNLTGRFGAITGYPGHRLEIQSVSDDNSNYDDKDIMIITAANTAVSDIDENAPTSKLLRNNHRVIKQAFYNGAYDADTTEDVQVSLVSSGDLAVIAGFQSPFDSERSIVSLTASTNSAYKLLDTAFNKSQWLSQIKGSAAVITSQGVSSVKADDTYFVGYVPVYTLIWFHLSDHPFWLAFLSILTLLLISFIIWRLLQALTYKRLAEGDK
- the bcsZ gene encoding cellulose synthase complex periplasmic endoglucanase BcsZ; its protein translation is MKLFITKAFIMLILFTPLSHAQQCAPWQQWQTFKTHFMSDDGRIIDLGSEQNITTSEGQSYALFFALIANDKAAFDKVLNWTEEHLAEGDLSTRLPAWLWGVNNNVGNILDSNPASDSDLWIAYSLSQAAILWDDRRYRILAAVLAQRIMREETAYIKGLGLSLLPAPSGFEFDNERYKLNPSYSPLFIYQQFSKLYPHSPWQELQKSSANLILETSKQGVSPDWVMFDTNKGFYFDKKVTDLGSYNAIRVYLWASMMAEDAPYKKQLVTQFAPFIKTINERGYVPLNTYAQTGNSDKRGPVGFNAALLPLLATADNDNDAVTMSIQQKLMVDQSFSKSRYYDSVLNLFGSSTLDKRFLISADGTLQPNWSDECR